In a genomic window of Nocardiopsis mwathae:
- a CDS encoding AAA family ATPase yields the protein MCSPPLVGRDRERGLLARATAQQRAVVLISGEAGTGKTRLVHELGVPPDAPARAGPLLGRCHPAPAPFPYGPLIEALRGAPIPARLNPVCGTLHPLLPECAHLLPDPPPAPADHSSRRHRLFRAFREILTALAPAVLVIEDVHWIDPDTRALLDFLVPRPPDRLTLVLTYRPEELPGDYPVAALAARLPPGTFRAELELDPLTPDDIGHLCDAMLGDHRPLPGGFAARLHTRTRGNPLAAVELLRHLRATGTDPARPTGPDDTGLPPALRDALLERLSRLGRHARAIVHTAAVLGEPATEALLTAVAELTPVHAARGLDQALTRRILHTAPDGAIGFPHPLMLQAAYNSLPLARRRRLHRRAAAVLGTEPDPPYAAMAAHSREAGLHDAWTTYAEQAADRAVATGDDGTAAELLRDALTRPRLTPAARSRLAVKLGRAALTGLATEETITLLRQIIDEQGLSAGIRGELRLELGLLLLNQAGQGAQARNELARACAELSHRPALAARAMSALAVPRSTPEPVDAHRRWLRRATAAAGHSGDPVISTAVAVNRATLLAQLGDARAWEVALPDPADPLERAQRREFTRGALNLADAAVMLGDYPRAEHYLRLTTELATTAEVPFTLVLVGAESTGLLLDWARGRWEGLAERARGAARSPHLAGLPLVAAEIDLVRANLALAQGDPAEAEELLRGVGGAAAAHLVPIRAAALGTLGRILLARGEAEGAWRGIDPVLCLIRSKGIWVWASDLTPGLEALLALGHDTLADDLLTRFAAGVEGAAAPAAAAALPRWRALVAEHRGQAAEAAALFAQAEAAYRALPRPYDAARMLEARGRCLPGEGETAVLAEALRAYLVLGASWDAARCRRALRERGVSTPHVGQRGYGGALSPREQEIVRLAAGGRTNREIAAMLYLSPRTVETHVANALGKLGLRSRKELARGR from the coding sequence GTGTGCAGCCCCCCACTCGTGGGCCGGGACAGAGAACGGGGCCTCTTGGCCCGGGCCACCGCACAGCAGCGCGCCGTCGTCCTCATCTCCGGCGAAGCCGGAACCGGCAAGACCCGGCTCGTCCACGAGCTGGGCGTGCCCCCCGACGCCCCCGCCCGAGCCGGGCCGCTCCTGGGCCGCTGCCACCCCGCACCCGCCCCCTTCCCCTACGGCCCGCTCATCGAGGCCCTGCGCGGCGCTCCCATCCCCGCCAGGCTCAACCCCGTGTGCGGGACCCTGCACCCGCTGCTGCCCGAATGCGCCCACCTGCTGCCCGACCCCCCGCCCGCGCCGGCCGACCACAGCAGCCGACGCCACCGCCTCTTCCGGGCCTTCCGGGAGATCCTCACCGCCCTGGCCCCCGCCGTGCTGGTCATCGAGGACGTCCACTGGATCGATCCCGACACCCGCGCCCTGCTGGACTTCCTCGTCCCACGCCCGCCCGACCGGCTCACCCTCGTCCTGACCTACCGCCCCGAAGAGCTACCCGGCGACTACCCCGTGGCGGCGCTCGCCGCCCGCCTCCCACCCGGAACGTTCCGCGCCGAACTCGAACTGGACCCCCTGACCCCCGACGACATCGGGCACCTGTGCGACGCCATGCTCGGCGACCACCGCCCGCTGCCCGGCGGCTTCGCCGCCCGCCTGCACACCCGCACCCGCGGCAACCCCCTGGCCGCCGTGGAACTCCTGCGCCACCTGCGCGCCACCGGCACCGACCCCGCCCGCCCCACCGGCCCGGACGACACCGGCCTGCCCCCCGCGCTGCGCGACGCCCTGCTCGAACGCCTCTCCCGGCTGGGCCGCCACGCGCGGGCCATCGTGCACACCGCCGCCGTCCTGGGCGAACCCGCCACCGAGGCCCTGCTCACCGCCGTCGCCGAACTCACCCCCGTCCACGCCGCCCGTGGCCTGGACCAGGCCCTCACCCGCCGCATCCTGCACACCGCCCCCGACGGCGCCATCGGCTTCCCCCACCCCCTCATGCTCCAGGCCGCCTACAACTCCCTGCCTCTGGCCCGGCGCCGCCGCCTGCACCGGCGCGCCGCCGCCGTCCTGGGCACGGAACCGGACCCGCCGTACGCCGCCATGGCCGCCCACAGCCGCGAGGCCGGCCTCCACGACGCCTGGACCACCTATGCCGAACAGGCCGCCGACCGCGCCGTGGCCACCGGCGACGACGGCACCGCCGCCGAGCTCCTGCGCGACGCCCTGACCCGGCCCCGCCTCACCCCGGCCGCCCGCAGCCGCCTGGCCGTCAAGCTCGGCCGGGCGGCCCTGACCGGCCTGGCCACCGAGGAGACCATCACCCTGCTGCGCCAGATCATCGACGAGCAGGGCCTGTCCGCGGGGATCCGCGGCGAACTGCGCCTGGAACTGGGCCTGCTGCTGCTCAACCAGGCCGGGCAGGGCGCCCAGGCCCGCAACGAACTGGCCCGCGCCTGCGCCGAGCTCTCCCACCGCCCCGCCCTGGCCGCCCGCGCCATGTCCGCCCTGGCCGTGCCGCGCTCCACCCCCGAGCCCGTCGACGCCCACCGCCGGTGGCTGCGGCGCGCCACCGCGGCCGCCGGGCACAGCGGCGACCCGGTCATCAGCACGGCGGTCGCGGTCAACCGCGCCACGCTGCTGGCCCAGCTGGGCGACGCCCGCGCCTGGGAGGTCGCCCTTCCCGACCCCGCCGACCCGCTGGAGCGGGCGCAGCGCCGTGAGTTCACCCGCGGTGCCCTCAATCTGGCCGACGCCGCGGTGATGCTGGGCGACTACCCGCGCGCCGAGCACTACCTGCGGCTCACCACCGAACTGGCGACCACCGCCGAGGTGCCCTTCACGCTGGTCCTGGTGGGGGCCGAGTCCACCGGTCTGCTGCTGGACTGGGCGCGGGGCCGCTGGGAGGGCCTGGCCGAGCGGGCCCGGGGCGCCGCGCGCTCCCCGCACCTGGCCGGCCTTCCCCTGGTGGCCGCCGAGATCGACCTGGTGCGCGCCAACCTGGCGCTGGCGCAGGGGGATCCGGCCGAGGCCGAGGAGCTGCTGCGCGGGGTCGGGGGTGCCGCGGCGGCCCACCTGGTGCCGATCCGGGCGGCGGCCCTGGGGACACTGGGCCGGATCCTGCTGGCCCGCGGGGAGGCCGAGGGGGCCTGGCGGGGGATCGACCCGGTGCTGTGCCTGATCCGGTCCAAGGGGATCTGGGTGTGGGCCAGCGACCTGACCCCCGGCCTGGAGGCGCTGCTGGCGCTGGGGCACGACACGCTCGCCGACGACCTGCTCACGCGCTTCGCCGCAGGGGTGGAGGGCGCAGCGGCCCCGGCCGCGGCGGCGGCGCTGCCGCGCTGGCGGGCCCTGGTCGCCGAGCACCGGGGGCAGGCGGCGGAGGCGGCCGCGTTGTTCGCGCAGGCCGAGGCGGCCTACCGGGCGCTGCCCCGCCCCTATGACGCCGCGCGGATGCTGGAGGCGCGCGGGCGCTGCCTGCCGGGAGAGGGGGAGACCGCGGTGCTGGCCGAGGCGCTGCGCGCCTACCTGGTCCTGGGCGCGTCATGGGACGCGGCGCGCTGCCGCCGGGCCCTGCGCGAGCGGGGGGTCAGCACCCCGCACGTGGGGCAGCGGGGCTATGGGGGAGCGCTCTCGCCCCGCGAGCAGGAGATCGTCCGGCTCGCCGCGGGCGGGCGCACCAACCGGGAGATCGCGGCGATGCTGTATCTGTCCCCGCGCACGGTGGAGACCCACGTCGCCAACGCCCTGGGCAAGCTGGGCCTGCGCTCCCGCAAGGAGCTGGCGCGCGGGCGCTGA
- a CDS encoding TetR/AcrR family transcriptional regulator, translated as MGDRNRTGARPAEPPAPSATRPEPRVQRRRGEHLVHAIEDAAVAEAADVGAGRLTMEGIARRAGAAKTSLYRRWSSPEDILIDALYRRFPQESPSPSADDLRGDLIRALRLMRDSLTSDPLGKAMVSVIAESFRRADLFDALWERVFHPRGGRFTRTVLLHYAERGHLDPARLTPVVVDIGEALMAKYAFDHQQAPPDEYIAAIVDQAILPAVGASPAS; from the coding sequence ATGGGTGACCGGAACCGGACAGGCGCGCGGCCCGCGGAGCCGCCCGCGCCGTCGGCGACCCGGCCTGAGCCGCGGGTCCAGCGCAGGCGCGGCGAGCACCTCGTCCACGCCATCGAGGACGCCGCCGTGGCCGAGGCGGCCGACGTCGGTGCGGGCCGGCTGACCATGGAGGGGATCGCCCGGCGCGCCGGGGCCGCCAAGACCTCCCTCTACCGGCGCTGGTCCAGCCCCGAGGACATCCTCATCGACGCGCTCTACCGCCGGTTCCCCCAGGAGTCGCCCTCCCCGTCAGCCGACGACCTGCGCGGCGACCTCATCCGGGCCCTGCGGCTCATGCGCGATTCCCTGACCTCCGATCCCCTGGGCAAGGCGATGGTCTCGGTCATCGCCGAGTCCTTCCGGCGCGCCGACCTCTTCGACGCGCTGTGGGAGCGGGTCTTCCATCCCCGCGGTGGGCGCTTCACCCGCACGGTCCTGCTGCACTACGCCGAGCGCGGCCACCTCGACCCCGCCCGGCTGACCCCTGTGGTCGTCGACATCGGTGAGGCGCTGATGGCCAAGTACGCCTTCGACCACCAGCAGGCCCCGCCCGACGAATACATCGCCGCCATCGTCGACCAGGCCATCCTGCCCGCCGTCGGTGCTTCGCCCGCCTCCTGA
- a CDS encoding DUF418 domain-containing protein — MPGTSAPGAPPAAGLAPSQRALAPDLARGVMLLVIAVVHAHIFRLIQTPEGGYTLSGTLDVVVTGAVTLFAENRGYPMFAALFGYGLTQVYLRRTAEGREWPWVRRLLRRRGRWLVAIGLAHVTFIYYGDIISVYGLVALLFAGTLRYTDRRLLAHAFTWLAVGSLVYTLFNSSALNSAAQGEGAYPAEATALTDLLIRLFSWPFTTPLLVIITVFPFMIGAWAARRRLLEEPERHRDLLRRVAGIGIPLAVLGGVPYALVTTELWDAGTLAEAAAFWTHVVTGYAGGFGYAALIALIAVRIGTSPGPVTRALAATGQRSMTCYLLQSVAWAVLFSPYALGLAGRMSDTAAVATGVGVWLATVVLADLMRRAGVRGPAEAALRRLTYGRPARETAPIAR, encoded by the coding sequence ATGCCCGGCACTTCGGCACCCGGAGCCCCGCCCGCCGCGGGGCTGGCACCGTCCCAGCGCGCACTGGCCCCCGACCTCGCCCGCGGCGTCATGCTCCTGGTGATCGCCGTGGTCCACGCACACATCTTCCGCCTGATCCAGACCCCAGAGGGCGGCTACACACTCTCGGGCACCCTGGACGTGGTGGTGACCGGCGCCGTGACCCTGTTCGCCGAGAACCGCGGCTACCCCATGTTCGCGGCGCTGTTCGGCTACGGCCTGACCCAGGTCTACCTGCGCCGGACCGCCGAAGGCCGGGAGTGGCCGTGGGTGCGCCGCCTGCTGCGCCGCCGCGGCCGCTGGCTGGTCGCCATCGGGCTGGCCCACGTCACCTTCATCTACTACGGCGACATCATCTCCGTCTACGGCCTGGTCGCGCTGCTGTTCGCCGGAACGCTGCGGTACACCGACCGGCGCCTGCTGGCGCACGCCTTCACCTGGCTGGCGGTGGGATCACTCGTCTACACCCTCTTCAACTCCTCCGCGCTGAACAGCGCGGCCCAGGGCGAAGGGGCCTACCCCGCGGAAGCCACCGCGCTGACTGACCTGCTCATCCGCCTGTTCTCCTGGCCGTTCACCACGCCGCTGCTCGTCATCATCACCGTGTTCCCGTTCATGATCGGCGCCTGGGCGGCGCGGCGGCGCCTGCTGGAGGAGCCCGAGCGCCACCGCGACCTGCTGCGCCGGGTGGCGGGTATCGGCATCCCACTGGCCGTGCTAGGCGGCGTCCCCTACGCCCTGGTGACCACCGAACTGTGGGATGCCGGGACGCTCGCCGAAGCCGCGGCGTTCTGGACGCACGTGGTGACCGGGTACGCCGGCGGGTTCGGGTATGCGGCGCTGATCGCGCTCATCGCCGTACGCATCGGCACCAGCCCCGGTCCGGTGACCCGCGCCCTGGCGGCGACCGGGCAGCGGTCGATGACCTGCTACCTGCTGCAGTCGGTGGCCTGGGCGGTGCTGTTCTCCCCCTACGCCCTGGGCCTTGCCGGCCGGATGTCCGACACGGCCGCCGTGGCAACCGGCGTCGGCGTGTGGCTGGCCACGGTCGTGCTGGCCGACCTGATGCGCCGCGCGGGCGTGCGCGGCCCCGCCGAGGCGGCGCTGCGCAGGCTGACCTACGGCCGCCCGGCCCGGGAGACGGCCCCCATCGCCCGATGA
- a CDS encoding PKD domain-containing protein: MRRIFAVLASAALIPVLSVAPAAADPTPDATEPTKAYIVVLDDDADPREVADRHGDRPLGVYKHALTGYAAEMTEAQAQELRSYPEVDFVQEDAVVRIASQEIPTGISRVFAPDNENLKINGRDDFRADVDIAILDTGIAAHPDLDIVERTDCTTGTCRDGSGNDGHGHGTHVAGTAAAIDSDSGVVGVANGARLWSVKVLNDNGTGTMRAIAAGIDWVTGRAADIEVANMSLGCANCFDQAVSRAITNSVDAGIVHVVAAGNSRMDARNFFPANHGDVLTVSALADSDGKPGGIGGSPSCRPDTDDTLADFSNFGQVVDVAAPGVCILSTHLRGGHSTLSGTSMAAPHVAGAAGLLAVGDAKPTSRADVMAVYETIKETGNHDWRDTSNDGFHEPLLDVGDPDTYPADGESAPGDRPTAVIGHTCDDTTLTCRFDGTGSAAPDGDITAYAWDFGDGTTSRDATPTHTYTDEGTYTVTLTVTASTGATGSASVDLTVGTDPGNEAPTAAFDATCYSFWGLCAFDASASSDPDGTIVSYGWDFGDGTTGSGRTTWHFYSTAGTYEVTLTVTDDQGATGTATKSVTVR; the protein is encoded by the coding sequence ATGCGAAGAATCTTTGCCGTGCTCGCCTCCGCCGCACTCATCCCGGTGCTCTCCGTGGCACCGGCCGCGGCCGATCCCACCCCCGACGCAACAGAACCCACCAAGGCCTACATCGTCGTCCTGGACGACGACGCCGACCCCCGCGAGGTCGCCGACCGGCACGGTGACCGCCCCCTGGGCGTCTACAAGCACGCCCTGACCGGGTACGCCGCCGAGATGACCGAGGCCCAGGCCCAGGAGCTGCGCTCCTACCCCGAGGTCGACTTCGTGCAGGAGGACGCGGTCGTCCGCATCGCCTCCCAGGAGATCCCCACCGGCATCTCCCGCGTCTTCGCCCCCGACAACGAGAACCTGAAGATCAACGGTCGGGACGACTTCCGCGCCGACGTCGACATCGCCATCCTCGACACCGGCATCGCCGCCCACCCCGACCTCGACATCGTGGAGCGCACCGACTGCACGACCGGGACCTGCCGCGACGGCTCGGGCAACGACGGCCACGGGCACGGCACCCACGTCGCCGGCACCGCCGCGGCCATCGACAGCGACTCCGGCGTCGTCGGGGTGGCCAACGGCGCCCGACTGTGGAGCGTCAAGGTCCTCAACGACAACGGCACCGGCACCATGCGCGCCATAGCCGCCGGCATCGACTGGGTGACCGGCCGCGCCGCCGACATCGAGGTCGCCAACATGAGCCTGGGCTGCGCCAACTGCTTCGACCAGGCCGTCAGCCGGGCCATCACCAACTCGGTGGACGCGGGCATCGTGCACGTCGTGGCCGCCGGCAACAGCCGGATGGACGCGCGCAACTTCTTCCCCGCCAACCACGGCGACGTGCTGACCGTCTCCGCGCTCGCCGACTCCGACGGCAAGCCGGGCGGCATCGGCGGGTCGCCCTCCTGCCGCCCCGACACCGACGACACCCTCGCCGACTTCTCCAACTTCGGCCAGGTCGTCGACGTCGCCGCGCCGGGCGTGTGCATCCTGTCCACCCACCTCCGCGGCGGACACTCCACCCTCAGCGGCACCTCGATGGCCGCCCCGCACGTCGCCGGCGCCGCCGGCCTGCTCGCCGTCGGCGACGCCAAGCCCACCAGCCGCGCCGACGTCATGGCCGTCTACGAGACGATCAAGGAGACCGGCAACCACGACTGGCGCGACACCTCCAACGACGGCTTCCACGAACCGCTGCTGGACGTCGGCGACCCCGACACCTACCCGGCCGACGGCGAGAGCGCACCCGGCGACCGACCCACCGCCGTCATCGGCCACACCTGCGACGACACCACTCTGACCTGCCGATTCGACGGCACCGGCTCCGCCGCCCCCGACGGCGACATCACCGCCTACGCCTGGGACTTCGGCGACGGCACCACCAGCCGGGACGCCACCCCCACCCACACCTACACCGACGAGGGCACCTACACCGTCACCCTGACCGTCACCGCCTCCACCGGCGCCACCGGCAGCGCGTCGGTGGACCTCACCGTCGGCACCGACCCCGGAAACGAGGCGCCCACCGCCGCGTTCGACGCGACCTGCTACTCCTTCTGGGGCCTGTGCGCCTTCGACGCCTCGGCCTCCAGCGACCCGGACGGCACCATCGTCTCCTACGGCTGGGACTTCGGCGACGGCACCACCGGCAGCGGCCGGACCACCTGGCACTTCTACAGCACCGCCGGCACCTATGAGGTCACCCTGACCGTCACCGACGACCAGGGCGCCACCGGCACCGCCACCAAGTCGGTCACCGTGCGCTGA
- a CDS encoding ADP-ribosylglycohydrolase family protein, producing MSTNVSTRAGRAAVSLSALAAGDAFGARLLEPDGAQAVRGRVLPPGPWEWTDDTEMACSVYAVLYRCGRVDQDALVAGFAAHYDALRGYHRATDHLLRSVRAGGDWRALAPAQFGGAGSWGSGAAMRVAPLGAWFADDVAEAARQAALSARVTHTHPDGVAGAVAVAVAAAVAARGDPLGSHEFLDEVLDHVPSGTVREGVADARALLISADPCAVAAELGCGELIGARDTVPFALWTAAKHHDDFPGALWAAAAAGVRAGGDLDTTCAIVGGVVGTRLPGGRLPEEWRRRTEPLPEWVPV from the coding sequence ATGTCGACCAATGTTTCCACCCGTGCCGGGCGCGCGGCGGTGTCGCTGAGCGCGCTCGCGGCCGGTGACGCCTTCGGGGCGCGGCTGCTGGAGCCCGACGGGGCGCAGGCGGTGCGCGGGCGGGTGCTGCCGCCGGGGCCCTGGGAGTGGACGGATGACACCGAGATGGCCTGCTCGGTCTATGCGGTGCTCTACCGCTGCGGGCGGGTGGACCAGGACGCGCTGGTGGCGGGTTTCGCCGCGCACTACGACGCGCTGCGCGGCTACCACCGGGCCACCGACCACCTGCTGAGGTCGGTGCGGGCGGGCGGTGACTGGCGGGCGCTGGCGCCGGCCCAGTTCGGCGGGGCCGGCTCGTGGGGCAGCGGCGCGGCGATGCGGGTGGCGCCGCTGGGCGCCTGGTTCGCCGACGACGTGGCCGAGGCGGCGCGCCAGGCGGCGCTGTCGGCCCGGGTGACCCACACCCACCCCGACGGTGTCGCCGGGGCGGTGGCCGTGGCTGTCGCGGCGGCGGTGGCGGCGCGCGGGGACCCGCTGGGGTCGCACGAGTTCCTCGACGAGGTCCTGGACCACGTGCCCTCCGGGACCGTGCGCGAGGGTGTGGCCGATGCGCGCGCCCTGCTGATCTCCGCCGATCCGTGCGCGGTCGCCGCGGAGCTGGGCTGCGGTGAGCTCATCGGCGCCCGCGACACCGTGCCGTTCGCGCTGTGGACGGCGGCCAAGCACCACGACGACTTCCCGGGGGCGCTGTGGGCGGCCGCGGCGGCGGGTGTGCGGGCCGGCGGGGATCTCGACACCACGTGCGCGATCGTCGGCGGGGTCGTGGGCACCCGGCTGCCCGGCGGTCGGCTGCCCGAGGAGTGGCGGCGGCGCACCGAGCCGCTGCCGGAGTGGGTGCCCGTGTGA
- the nirB gene encoding nitrite reductase large subunit NirB, whose protein sequence is MRQLVVIGNGMVGHRLVEAIRDRDTDGRWNIVVLGEEPRPAYDRVALSSYFDGATEEDLRLGDLGDRVTLRSGERATDIDRSAKKVTTSTGDVLGYDTLVLATGSYPFVPPLPGHDLPGCHVYRTIEDLDAITDSARAATTGVVIGGGLLGLEAANALRLLGVDTHVVELAPWLMPAQIDEGGGALLGRLIDELGVTVHTGTGTSRIEAGDDGRPAAVRLGEERIDADMVVFSVGIRPRDEIARAAGLEIGERGGVVIDDACRTSDPDIYAVGEVACHAGTVYGLIAPGNAMAEVVADRLVGGTAAFTGADTSTKLKLLGVDVASFGDAHGRTEGALDVVVNDAAGRRYAKLVVSDDASTLLGGVLVGDASAYAALRPLVGHELPGDPLALISPAGAEGGGVGAGALPDDAQICSCNAVTKGDLTHAIAGGACDVAALKGCTTAGTSCGSCVPMLKQLLEASGVEQSSALCEHFTHSRAELLEIVRATGIGTFSELIDRHGTGRGCDICKPAVASILASLGGGHILEGEQAALQDTNDHFLANLQRNGTYSVVPRIPGGEITPDKLIVIGEVARDFGLYTKITGGQRIDLFGARVEQLPAIWARLVDAGFESGHAYGKALRTVKSCVGTTWCRYGVQDSVRMAIDLELRYRGLRSPHKIKAAVSGCARECAEARGKDFGVIATDKGWNLYVGGNGGFTPRHAELLASDLDDATLIRYIDRFLMFYIRTADRLQRTSTWIENLEGGLDHLRAVVVDDSLGIAADLERDMAAHVAAYADEWRGVLEDPDKLARFASFANAPQAPDPTISFATERDQPVPAGPVALGMPAPPVGDARPAPNGSAPVEV, encoded by the coding sequence ATGAGACAACTCGTCGTCATCGGCAACGGCATGGTCGGCCACCGCCTGGTCGAAGCGATCCGCGACCGCGACACCGACGGCCGCTGGAACATCGTGGTCCTGGGCGAGGAACCGCGCCCCGCCTACGACCGCGTCGCGCTGTCCTCCTACTTCGACGGCGCCACCGAAGAGGACCTGCGCCTGGGCGACCTGGGCGACCGCGTCACGCTGCGTTCGGGGGAACGCGCCACCGACATCGACCGCTCCGCCAAGAAGGTCACCACCTCCACCGGCGACGTCCTCGGCTACGACACCCTGGTGCTGGCCACCGGCTCCTACCCCTTCGTGCCACCCCTTCCCGGCCACGACCTGCCCGGCTGCCACGTCTACCGCACCATCGAGGACCTCGACGCCATCACCGACTCCGCCCGCGCCGCCACCACCGGCGTCGTCATCGGCGGCGGCCTGCTGGGCCTGGAAGCGGCCAACGCCCTGCGGCTGCTCGGCGTCGACACCCACGTCGTCGAACTCGCCCCCTGGCTCATGCCCGCCCAGATCGACGAGGGCGGCGGCGCCCTGCTGGGCCGCCTGATCGACGAGCTCGGCGTCACCGTGCACACCGGCACCGGCACCTCCCGCATCGAGGCCGGCGACGACGGCCGCCCCGCAGCGGTCCGCCTGGGCGAAGAGCGCATCGACGCCGACATGGTCGTGTTCTCCGTGGGCATCCGCCCCCGCGACGAGATCGCCCGCGCCGCCGGCCTGGAGATCGGCGAACGCGGCGGCGTCGTCATCGACGACGCCTGCCGCACCAGCGACCCCGACATCTACGCCGTCGGCGAGGTCGCCTGCCACGCCGGCACCGTCTACGGGCTCATCGCCCCGGGCAACGCCATGGCCGAGGTCGTCGCCGACCGCCTGGTAGGCGGCACCGCCGCCTTCACCGGCGCCGACACCTCCACCAAGCTCAAACTCCTGGGCGTGGACGTGGCCAGCTTCGGCGACGCCCACGGCCGCACCGAGGGCGCCCTGGACGTCGTCGTCAACGACGCCGCCGGACGCCGCTACGCCAAACTCGTCGTCTCCGACGACGCCTCCACGCTGCTGGGCGGGGTCCTGGTCGGCGACGCCTCCGCCTACGCCGCGCTGCGCCCCCTGGTCGGCCACGAGCTGCCCGGCGACCCGCTGGCGCTGATCTCTCCGGCCGGAGCCGAAGGCGGCGGCGTGGGCGCCGGCGCCCTTCCCGACGACGCCCAGATCTGCTCCTGCAACGCCGTCACCAAGGGCGACCTGACCCACGCCATCGCCGGAGGAGCCTGCGACGTGGCCGCCCTCAAGGGCTGCACCACCGCCGGCACCAGCTGCGGCTCGTGCGTGCCCATGCTCAAGCAGCTGCTGGAGGCCTCCGGGGTCGAGCAGTCCAGCGCCCTGTGCGAGCACTTCACCCACTCGCGCGCCGAACTCCTGGAGATCGTGCGGGCCACCGGCATCGGCACCTTCTCCGAGCTCATCGACCGGCACGGCACCGGGCGCGGCTGCGACATCTGCAAGCCGGCCGTGGCCTCCATCCTCGCCTCGCTGGGCGGCGGCCACATCCTGGAGGGCGAGCAGGCCGCACTGCAGGACACCAACGACCACTTCCTCGCCAACCTCCAGCGCAACGGCACCTACTCGGTGGTGCCGCGCATCCCCGGCGGCGAGATCACCCCCGACAAGCTCATCGTCATCGGCGAGGTCGCCCGCGACTTCGGCCTCTACACCAAGATCACCGGCGGCCAGCGCATCGACCTGTTCGGCGCCCGCGTCGAACAGCTGCCCGCGATCTGGGCCCGCCTGGTGGACGCAGGATTCGAGTCCGGGCACGCCTACGGCAAGGCGCTGCGCACCGTCAAATCGTGTGTGGGCACCACCTGGTGCCGCTACGGCGTCCAGGACTCCGTACGCATGGCCATCGACCTGGAACTGCGCTACCGGGGCCTGCGCTCCCCGCACAAGATCAAGGCCGCCGTCTCCGGCTGCGCCCGCGAGTGCGCCGAGGCCCGCGGCAAGGACTTCGGCGTCATCGCCACCGACAAGGGCTGGAACCTGTATGTGGGCGGCAACGGCGGCTTCACCCCCCGCCACGCCGAACTGCTCGCCTCCGACCTGGACGACGCCACCCTCATCCGCTACATCGACCGCTTCCTGATGTTCTACATCCGCACCGCCGACCGGCTGCAGCGCACCTCCACCTGGATCGAGAACCTGGAGGGCGGCCTGGACCACCTGCGCGCCGTCGTCGTCGACGACTCCCTGGGCATCGCCGCCGACCTGGAACGCGACATGGCCGCCCACGTCGCCGCCTACGCCGACGAATGGCGCGGCGTCCTGGAGGACCCCGACAAGCTCGCCCGGTTCGCGTCCTTCGCCAACGCCCCCCAGGCCCCCGACCCCACCAT